One Parasphingorhabdus cellanae genomic region harbors:
- a CDS encoding LysR family transcriptional regulator, translating to MTIDWDTVRCFIEVAEKRSLMAAANTLGMSNATLGRKIDALEVATGLQLILRGPGGVALTDQGKEVLALAKAGGDHLFQMERLAFSLKSDRRALPIRISTTETMVSAVLAPHLSLLWDKHPGLVVDLIMSTELADLNRREADIAVRLARPKSEGLITRKLPEITAGLYASTGYLNGRDPGSLDLRHEKLAGLDDQFGDIPESVWIRQHELQQALSVQSSSIYALMEVAKSGAAIAMVPDFLAQRHGLFRVSAPPIPVRKPWIVFHRDNRRNREIRAVRDWIVACCQNSFTLS from the coding sequence ATGACAATCGACTGGGACACTGTGCGCTGCTTTATCGAAGTGGCCGAGAAACGTTCACTCATGGCCGCTGCCAATACGCTTGGCATGTCGAATGCGACATTGGGGCGGAAAATTGATGCGCTGGAAGTGGCAACGGGATTGCAACTGATCCTGCGCGGCCCGGGCGGTGTGGCCTTGACTGATCAGGGCAAGGAAGTGCTGGCATTGGCAAAGGCGGGCGGTGACCATCTGTTTCAGATGGAGCGGTTGGCATTTTCGTTAAAATCCGATCGCCGGGCCTTGCCTATCCGAATATCGACGACCGAGACGATGGTGTCGGCGGTGCTGGCTCCGCATCTGTCATTGCTTTGGGATAAACATCCGGGTCTGGTCGTTGATCTGATTATGTCGACAGAATTGGCTGATCTTAACAGGCGAGAGGCGGATATCGCCGTCCGCCTGGCGCGTCCGAAAAGCGAGGGTCTAATTACCCGAAAACTGCCCGAAATCACCGCTGGTCTCTATGCTTCGACAGGTTATCTCAACGGCCGCGATCCCGGCAGCCTGGACTTGCGCCACGAAAAGCTCGCGGGTCTGGATGATCAATTTGGCGATATCCCGGAATCGGTGTGGATCAGACAGCATGAATTGCAACAAGCATTGTCGGTACAATCCAGCAGCATTTATGCCCTGATGGAAGTAGCGAAATCTGGCGCGGCCATTGCCATGGTGCCTGACTTTCTGGCCCAGCGTCATGGGTTGTTCCGTGTTTCCGCGCCTCCGATACCGGTTCGTAAACCGTGGATTGTTTTTCACCGCGATAACCGGCGCAATCGCGAGATCAGGGCTGTCCGCGACTGGATTGTCGCGTGCTGCCAGAATAGTTTTACGCTTTCCTAG
- a CDS encoding S9 family peptidase yields MRITFIGALVAASLQLFAPAALAADKNTDAIAPKPAALVADQVPGIPKAIVDKTRPYMEFRTAAFVDWDPKTKAMLVRTRFADTSQLHRIATPGARREQLTFGNEPARSAGYAPDGSALLFQKDIGGNEVNQIFALENGIPKMLTDGESRNSLGPWSSKGNLLAFGSNKRTGLYNDIYLMNPAKPEGATMLVASTGGGWFPIDFSPDDKHLLVFNYVSITDNQLYLIDIANGTSRKLTNSSNPVAYNGLQFAPDGRLWAASDDGSDVQRLGTVNIETSMFEPIVDEKIWDISDFDISKDGRWIAYEVNQAGRSVLKIYDTQNGEIRVVSDLGPGVIGSIKFAPWGELGFTFNANQGGSDSYSLTPETLAITRWTKSETGGLDAAQNVAPELIEITSFDGEKMSGFLYRPDTAKHKGKRPLIINIHGGPEGQATPRFLGRNNYLINELGIAIFYPNVRGSTGFGKRFVALDNGPFRREDSVKDIGAFLSHLRKDKRIDKRRIAVTGGSYGGYMTLASMLRYGDQLKAGLEVVGISNFVTFLENTQPYRRDLRRVEYGDERIPEHRAKLEEISPLRRASEIDIPLMVVTGANDPRVPASEADQIVEAVRANKRPAWHLLAKNEGHGFRKKANADYQFWASLLFWQKYLLNGE; encoded by the coding sequence ATGCGCATCACATTTATCGGCGCGCTGGTCGCTGCGTCATTGCAACTCTTCGCTCCGGCTGCCCTTGCAGCAGATAAAAATACTGACGCGATTGCTCCCAAACCCGCCGCATTGGTCGCCGACCAAGTACCGGGCATTCCCAAGGCCATTGTCGACAAGACCCGGCCCTATATGGAATTCCGAACCGCCGCTTTTGTCGATTGGGACCCGAAAACCAAGGCGATGCTGGTGCGCACCCGCTTTGCTGATACCAGCCAGCTGCACCGGATAGCGACACCAGGCGCCAGGCGCGAACAACTGACCTTTGGCAATGAACCTGCGCGCTCGGCTGGCTATGCGCCCGATGGCTCTGCCCTGTTGTTCCAAAAGGACATTGGCGGCAATGAAGTGAACCAGATTTTTGCGCTGGAAAACGGTATTCCGAAAATGCTGACCGATGGCGAAAGCCGCAACAGCCTGGGCCCATGGTCGAGCAAGGGGAACTTGCTCGCTTTCGGTTCAAACAAGCGTACCGGGCTATATAATGACATCTATCTAATGAACCCCGCCAAACCAGAAGGAGCGACCATGCTGGTCGCGTCAACTGGCGGTGGTTGGTTTCCAATCGACTTTTCGCCAGATGACAAACATCTGCTGGTGTTCAACTATGTCTCGATTACCGACAACCAGCTTTATTTGATCGACATTGCCAATGGCACATCGCGCAAATTGACAAATAGCAGCAATCCGGTTGCCTATAACGGTTTGCAATTTGCGCCGGATGGACGGCTATGGGCGGCTTCCGATGATGGCAGCGACGTTCAGCGTCTTGGCACGGTCAATATTGAAACATCCATGTTTGAGCCGATTGTTGATGAGAAAATCTGGGACATCTCCGACTTTGACATCAGCAAAGATGGCCGCTGGATCGCCTATGAAGTCAATCAGGCAGGGCGATCGGTCCTGAAGATATACGACACGCAAAATGGCGAGATCCGCGTGGTGTCCGATCTGGGCCCCGGCGTTATCGGCAGCATAAAATTCGCGCCCTGGGGGGAATTGGGTTTCACCTTCAACGCCAACCAAGGGGGCAGCGATAGCTATAGCCTCACCCCGGAAACACTGGCGATCACACGCTGGACGAAAAGCGAAACGGGCGGGCTTGACGCCGCCCAGAATGTCGCACCGGAACTGATCGAAATTACCAGTTTCGATGGCGAAAAAATGTCGGGCTTTCTCTATCGCCCCGATACCGCAAAGCATAAGGGCAAACGCCCGCTGATTATTAATATCCACGGTGGACCGGAAGGTCAGGCGACACCGCGCTTTCTGGGCCGCAATAATTATCTGATCAATGAACTTGGTATTGCCATTTTCTATCCCAATGTGCGCGGCTCTACCGGTTTCGGGAAGCGTTTTGTCGCGCTGGACAATGGTCCGTTCCGGCGGGAAGACAGCGTCAAGGATATCGGTGCCTTTCTCTCTCACTTGCGCAAAGACAAACGCATCGACAAGCGCCGCATCGCTGTCACCGGTGGCAGCTATGGCGGCTATATGACGCTGGCATCCATGCTGCGCTATGGCGATCAGCTCAAAGCCGGACTGGAAGTGGTCGGCATTTCCAATTTCGTCACGTTTCTGGAAAATACCCAGCCTTATCGCCGGGACCTGCGCCGGGTGGAATATGGCGATGAGCGAATCCCGGAACATCGCGCAAAGCTCGAAGAAATCAGCCCGCTGCGCCGCGCCAGTGAAATTGATATCCCCTTGATGGTCGTCACCGGTGCCAATGACCCGCGGGTACCGGCCAGTGAAGCCGATCAAATTGTGGAGGCGGTACGCGCCAATAAACGGCCAGCCTGGCACTTGCTGGCGAAAAATGAAGGACACGGGTTTCGCAAAAAGGCAAATGCAGACTATCAGTTCTGGGCGTCGCTGCTATTCTGGCAGAAATACCTGCTAAACGGAGAGTAA
- a CDS encoding DUF2339 domain-containing protein: MEILVFAGTVILLVLVFDSRSTIASLRRRIEALENHARKVAGEAHQTEAAEPLKQTDIQQEPATPVRRAAKIATKPDRVAEPAPEPSRRVYKPTSPAAPSPTPTSTEPPSPPSPPRPSAAKRFEDLIGGKLPIWIGGIALIFAGFFLVRFSIEAGLFGPAARCATAALFGLLLIGLSEFGYKIPKFGKIFTDDVRIGHSIAGAGIAVLYATLYMASELYGLLSLYGALGGVIAVTILAFVLSQRHGPPTAIMGLLGGFAAPYVAGLGPESVAPLLIYLGVFTAGLFGLAIHRGWAWLALLATGGSVLWTTALLFMDLSGDVPFVGAFIVLLAIGGVLTLSRTGTSFGIPKPVMQAIPLAVGLLQLVTLAPLIQFSLVSWLFFGVLAIFAIALAWRDKDLTPAMAGAFALSLAMIATAFSNTGADQTQLFAAISLAVLFGAAGHFFALREKDGWIWAVIGLAAPTSILLLIYALGDLSWSQNSWAISCLLTAITTAFMAWRTRAETGFLPPPLASGLTAILIAIALWIWTPESLGALVAIAVAAGLAFWARFIARKAVIIQSAVAIGFGGLIMLVDSFGLIESLFSSLAGQTDLYSYLPELGPSIVELLLPAIAIAGIAFFFRDPFGKILSKIIAGFGLIGAGGFAYMLLKQPLAIGPIEDFVAYGFAERAVFTHALALGGWLLLRRTWDEKFAIPLKSLGFALAGLALFRFVYFDLLLLSPTSVKQAMGPAPVANLGTLHFTAAMLWLWLYARTETVTAALPTLVKPLEIGSLFAAIAAVMVTVRQAVHGTDIATPPFTSTETYLYSAGLLVLAIAWLARGIQTTNALLRIAGLLLMIVVTFKVFVIDAAQLEGLLRILSFLGLAIALIGIGWIYGKVMRADAAKAAD; this comes from the coding sequence ATGGAGATACTTGTCTTTGCAGGGACCGTCATCCTGTTGGTGCTGGTTTTCGACTCACGCAGCACCATCGCCTCTCTTCGCCGGCGTATTGAAGCTCTTGAGAATCACGCCCGAAAAGTTGCGGGCGAAGCCCATCAGACCGAGGCAGCGGAACCCCTCAAACAGACTGATATCCAGCAGGAACCGGCTACCCCCGTAAGGCGCGCTGCCAAAATAGCGACAAAGCCAGACCGTGTCGCCGAGCCGGCGCCCGAACCATCCCGGCGCGTGTATAAACCAACGTCGCCTGCTGCACCCTCGCCAACGCCCACAAGCACCGAACCACCATCGCCGCCATCGCCACCGCGTCCCAGTGCCGCCAAACGATTTGAAGACCTTATCGGCGGAAAGCTGCCGATCTGGATTGGCGGTATCGCGCTGATATTTGCCGGTTTCTTTCTCGTCCGCTTTTCCATCGAAGCGGGATTATTCGGCCCCGCTGCACGCTGTGCCACGGCGGCTTTGTTCGGATTGCTGCTCATCGGTTTAAGCGAATTCGGCTATAAAATCCCGAAATTCGGTAAGATATTCACCGACGACGTCCGCATCGGCCACAGCATCGCCGGTGCCGGGATCGCTGTGCTCTACGCCACGCTGTACATGGCCAGCGAACTATATGGCTTGTTAAGCCTCTACGGCGCTCTTGGCGGCGTCATTGCGGTCACCATATTGGCGTTCGTGCTTTCACAGCGCCACGGTCCGCCAACCGCCATCATGGGCTTGCTGGGTGGTTTCGCGGCACCCTATGTCGCCGGGCTGGGACCGGAATCGGTCGCTCCCTTGCTCATCTATCTCGGCGTTTTCACGGCGGGTCTGTTCGGTCTCGCTATCCATCGCGGTTGGGCCTGGCTTGCTCTCCTCGCTACGGGCGGCAGCGTGCTCTGGACAACCGCCCTCCTGTTCATGGATTTGAGCGGCGATGTGCCCTTTGTTGGCGCCTTTATCGTGCTGCTCGCAATTGGCGGTGTGCTGACCCTGTCGCGCACTGGCACCAGCTTCGGGATTCCCAAACCCGTGATGCAGGCCATCCCGCTGGCTGTCGGCCTGTTGCAGCTTGTCACGCTTGCGCCGCTCATTCAATTCTCGCTGGTCAGCTGGCTATTCTTTGGTGTGCTCGCCATCTTCGCCATTGCGCTTGCCTGGCGCGACAAGGATCTGACGCCGGCCATGGCGGGCGCATTTGCCCTGTCTCTGGCGATGATTGCGACGGCATTCTCAAATACAGGAGCCGACCAGACTCAGCTATTTGCGGCCATAAGCTTGGCCGTATTATTTGGCGCAGCGGGTCATTTCTTTGCCTTGCGGGAAAAGGATGGTTGGATATGGGCAGTCATCGGCCTGGCCGCGCCAACCAGTATATTGCTTTTAATCTATGCTTTGGGCGATCTGAGCTGGAGCCAGAATAGCTGGGCCATTTCTTGCCTGTTGACCGCGATTACCACGGCTTTCATGGCGTGGCGGACACGCGCCGAAACCGGTTTTCTGCCTCCGCCATTGGCCAGTGGTTTGACCGCCATATTGATAGCCATAGCGCTGTGGATATGGACACCCGAAAGCCTCGGAGCGCTTGTAGCGATTGCCGTGGCCGCCGGGCTTGCATTCTGGGCTCGTTTCATAGCGCGCAAGGCCGTGATCATACAGTCAGCCGTCGCTATAGGTTTCGGAGGCCTGATCATGCTGGTCGATTCCTTCGGCTTGATCGAAAGCCTTTTTAGCTCGCTTGCCGGCCAAACCGACCTTTATTCCTATTTGCCGGAATTGGGCCCCTCCATCGTCGAACTGTTGCTTCCGGCCATCGCCATTGCCGGCATAGCCTTTTTCTTTCGCGATCCGTTCGGCAAAATATTGTCGAAGATCATTGCTGGTTTCGGCCTGATCGGTGCGGGTGGTTTTGCCTATATGCTTCTCAAACAGCCGCTCGCCATCGGCCCGATTGAGGATTTCGTTGCTTATGGCTTTGCCGAGCGTGCAGTCTTCACCCATGCGCTGGCACTGGGCGGTTGGCTGTTGTTGAGGCGGACGTGGGATGAGAAATTCGCCATACCGCTCAAATCCTTGGGCTTTGCATTGGCTGGATTGGCGCTGTTCCGGTTCGTCTATTTCGACCTGTTGCTGCTCAGTCCGACCAGCGTCAAACAGGCGATGGGACCTGCACCGGTCGCCAATCTGGGCACACTGCACTTTACCGCCGCGATGCTATGGCTGTGGCTCTATGCCCGAACCGAGACAGTGACGGCCGCCTTACCCACGCTGGTCAAACCGCTGGAAATTGGCAGCTTGTTTGCCGCCATCGCCGCTGTCATGGTCACCGTGCGTCAGGCCGTCCATGGCACAGATATAGCCACGCCGCCGTTCACCTCTACCGAGACCTATCTTTATAGTGCTGGGCTGCTTGTCCTTGCCATTGCTTGGCTGGCCAGGGGTATCCAGACCACCAATGCCTTGCTGCGGATCGCTGGTCTACTCTTGATGATCGTTGTTACATTCAAAGTGTTTGTAATCGACGCCGCGCAACTGGAAGGCCTGTTGCGAATCCTGTCCTTCCTTGGCCTTGCCATCGCGCTGATCGGTATCGGCTGGATTTACGGCAAGGTGATGCGGGCGGATGCGGCAAAGGCAGCTGACTAG
- a CDS encoding zinc-dependent alcohol dehydrogenase — protein MASIEQLTFIKPEQFEWHEIAAPVIQNAGEAIVRPLAVTRCDLDLYMASGMYPMQGPFAFGHEIAGEVVDVGDGVKGFAPGDRVIVPFQISCGTCDNCRRGFTNACAAVEPFAAYGFAPTGDRKWGGGLSDLINVPFADAMLVKIPDGVSITGAAAISDNAVDGYRTVAEPLAKRPGADILIVGGLAQSVGLFSVQAARALGAGRIVYRDYDAGRLAKAKALGAEVIETQYGPDLRAIEEFPIVVEAAGLPDALTFAIRSTQPCGTCSGVFAGMGAKASVPLRSMYMKGITYTIGRVHARTEIDHILDCAHCGTINPDEVISRSVPFSEAVDAMTEPDIKIVFERD, from the coding sequence ATGGCCAGCATAGAACAGCTTACCTTCATCAAACCCGAACAGTTTGAATGGCACGAGATCGCCGCGCCCGTCATCCAAAACGCAGGCGAAGCGATTGTAAGGCCGCTTGCCGTCACCCGCTGCGATCTCGATCTTTATATGGCCAGCGGCATGTATCCCATGCAAGGGCCCTTCGCCTTTGGTCATGAAATTGCCGGAGAGGTCGTGGATGTCGGGGATGGCGTCAAAGGCTTTGCTCCGGGAGACCGCGTAATTGTGCCGTTCCAGATTAGTTGCGGAACTTGCGACAATTGTCGGCGTGGCTTTACCAATGCTTGCGCCGCAGTGGAGCCTTTTGCAGCTTATGGCTTCGCCCCGACAGGTGACCGGAAATGGGGCGGCGGACTGAGTGATCTGATCAACGTGCCCTTTGCCGATGCCATGTTGGTGAAAATACCAGATGGTGTTTCCATCACCGGCGCCGCCGCCATTTCTGACAATGCCGTCGATGGCTATCGCACGGTGGCAGAACCGCTGGCGAAGCGACCGGGTGCAGATATATTGATCGTCGGCGGCCTGGCACAAAGTGTCGGCCTGTTTTCGGTGCAGGCCGCTCGCGCGCTCGGCGCTGGCCGCATCGTCTATCGCGACTATGATGCAGGCCGGTTAGCCAAAGCCAAGGCGCTTGGCGCAGAGGTGATCGAGACCCAATATGGTCCGGACCTCAGAGCCATCGAAGAATTTCCGATTGTGGTGGAAGCAGCCGGCTTGCCAGACGCGCTGACCTTTGCAATACGATCCACCCAGCCGTGCGGCACCTGCAGCGGCGTGTTCGCAGGCATGGGCGCGAAAGCAAGTGTTCCGCTGCGGTCCATGTATATGAAAGGCATCACCTATACGATTGGCCGCGTTCATGCCCGCACAGAAATAGATCATATCCTTGACTGCGCCCATTGCGGAACCATCAATCCCGATGAAGTGATTTCCCGGTCCGTTCCCTTTTCCGAAGCGGTGGACGCCATGACCGAACCCGATATCAAGATCGTTTTTGAAAGGGATTGA